A single region of the Clostridia bacterium genome encodes:
- a CDS encoding HIT family protein yields the protein MIKNGTNPYFVRELETGYVVIGDHQHFYGYTLFLCKEYKTELHYLDRDFKIKFLEEMAIVQE from the coding sequence ATGATAAAAAACGGAACAAATCCGTATTTTGTTCGCGAACTTGAAACGGGTTATGTGGTTATAGGTGATCACCAACATTTTTACGGATATACTCTTTTCCTATGTAAAGAGTATAAAACAGAACTGCATTACCTTGACCGTGATTTCAAAATCAAATTTCTTGAGGAAATGGCTATCGTGCAGGAA